Proteins from a genomic interval of Ramlibacter algicola:
- a CDS encoding hybrid sensor histidine kinase/response regulator, translated as MERRILLHVSTHDGPLAQRVLQSAGLDAVVCETVGDVATELEHGVGALLVAEEALGDMLLAELGRYLAAQPPWSDLPVLVMAKRGADSLEAQRAIEHLGNVMMLERPVRTLSLITAARSALRARARQYEMRALSRRKDEFLATLAHELRNPLAPISNATAILQRLHPSPQVTSLVGMVDRQVNHLTRLVDDLLDVARITSGKLELKLAPTTAHHVTAHALEIAQATLDARQHKVDVSEPGDDVPLMADHVRLVQAIANLLVNAAKFTPHGGQVVLEVREDAGDVVFTVRDTGRGLAASDLERIFEMFEQTRVIGEPSGGLGLGLHLTRAFAQLHGGSVRASSAGPGQGSTFELRVPAARDRAPMAASTQQAAAAPGTGRRVLVVDDNIDAAETLEALLSMHGLAVSVAHDGAAAVRKVEAERPDAVVMDIGMPVMNGYDAARHIRSRLDGKQPMLIALTGWGQYADKERAAAAGFDVHFVKPLHIEDLLGCLARL; from the coding sequence ATGGAACGGCGCATCCTCCTGCACGTCTCGACGCACGACGGCCCGCTCGCGCAGCGGGTGCTGCAGTCCGCCGGGCTCGACGCGGTGGTGTGCGAGACCGTCGGGGACGTCGCCACCGAGTTGGAGCACGGCGTGGGCGCCTTGCTTGTGGCCGAGGAGGCGCTGGGCGACATGCTGCTCGCCGAACTCGGTCGCTACCTGGCGGCGCAGCCGCCCTGGTCGGACCTGCCCGTTCTCGTGATGGCCAAGCGCGGCGCCGATTCGCTGGAAGCGCAGCGCGCCATCGAGCATCTGGGCAACGTCATGATGCTGGAGCGCCCCGTGCGCACGCTGTCGCTGATCACGGCGGCCCGGTCGGCGTTGCGCGCGCGCGCGCGCCAATACGAGATGCGCGCGCTGAGCCGGCGCAAGGACGAATTCCTGGCGACGCTGGCGCATGAGTTGCGAAACCCGCTCGCGCCGATCAGCAATGCCACCGCCATCCTCCAGCGGCTGCATCCGTCGCCGCAGGTGACGTCGCTGGTCGGAATGGTCGACCGCCAGGTGAACCACCTGACGCGACTGGTCGACGACCTGCTGGACGTCGCGCGCATCACCAGCGGCAAGCTCGAGCTGAAGCTCGCGCCGACGACGGCGCACCACGTCACGGCGCACGCGCTGGAGATCGCGCAAGCCACGCTGGACGCGCGCCAGCACAAGGTGGACGTGAGCGAGCCTGGCGACGACGTGCCGCTGATGGCGGACCATGTCCGCCTGGTGCAGGCGATCGCCAACCTGCTGGTCAACGCGGCCAAGTTCACGCCTCACGGCGGGCAGGTGGTGCTGGAGGTGCGCGAGGACGCCGGCGACGTCGTCTTCACCGTGCGCGACACGGGGCGTGGCTTGGCTGCCAGCGACCTCGAGCGCATCTTCGAGATGTTCGAGCAGACCCGCGTCATCGGCGAGCCGAGCGGCGGGCTGGGGCTGGGCCTGCACCTCACGCGCGCGTTCGCGCAACTGCACGGTGGCAGCGTGCGCGCGAGCAGCGCCGGCCCGGGCCAAGGCAGCACCTTCGAGCTGCGCGTGCCGGCCGCGCGCGACCGGGCCCCGATGGCCGCGAGCACGCAGCAAGCCGCCGCCGCACCCGGCACCGGCCGCCGCGTGCTTGTCGTCGACGACAACATCGATGCCGCCGAGACGCTGGAGGCGCTGCTGTCGATGCACGGCCTGGCGGTGAGCGTCGCCCACGACGGCGCAGCTGCCGTGCGCAAGGTGGAGGCCGAGCGCCCCGACGCCGTGGTGATGGACATCGGCATGCCGGTGATGAACGGCTACGACGCCGCGCGCCACATCCGCAGCCGCCTCGATGGCAAGCAGCCGATGCTGATCGCGCTGACCGGCTGGGGCCAGTACGCCGACAAGGAGCGTGCCGCGGCAGCGGGCTTCGACGTGCACTTCGTCAAGCCGCTGCACATCGAGGACCTGCTGGGGTGCCTGGCGCGGTTGTGA
- a CDS encoding ATPase domain-containing protein, with amino-acid sequence MRDPNEPEQLLSTGIQGLDALLGGGLTPRRIYLIEGEPGAGKTTAGLQFLQEGVLRGESVVYISLAETLEELTAVAASHGWSLDGIHVHEVLPDEDLLAGVGQYSMFHPSEVELADTIKMVLQVVDDRQPTRVVLDSLSELQLLAESPLRYRRQVLALKQFFSRRNCTVLLLDDRTASATGDLQVRSIAHGVIQLDHAVKDYGAERRRVRVVKFRGRRVFGGLHDYNLVQGGLVVHPRLVAADSRNIGSRGQLSSGLPELDQLLGGGIEEGTSTLVMGPPGTGKSSLAGQLVSAAYKRGEGAAIFLFEESINNALHRADGLKLRLREAIDAGLLTIQQIDPAELSPGQFSAAVREAVERGVKIVVIDSLNGYLNAVPDERFLTTYLHEMLTYLGQHRVATILVGVQQGMLGAMTTSMDASYVADNVLMLRYFELDGEIRKAISVFKKRGSAHERTIREFSLTPGGIEVGKVLRGFHGLLTGVPTKTGTATDD; translated from the coding sequence ATGCGTGATCCAAACGAGCCGGAACAACTCTTGTCCACCGGCATCCAGGGCCTGGACGCCCTGCTCGGTGGCGGGCTGACGCCGCGCCGCATCTACCTGATCGAAGGCGAGCCGGGCGCCGGCAAGACCACCGCCGGGCTGCAGTTCCTGCAGGAAGGCGTGCTGCGCGGCGAGTCGGTCGTCTACATCTCGCTGGCCGAGACGCTGGAAGAACTGACGGCCGTCGCGGCGTCGCACGGCTGGAGCCTGGACGGCATCCACGTGCACGAGGTGTTGCCCGACGAGGACCTGCTGGCAGGCGTCGGCCAGTATTCGATGTTCCACCCGTCCGAGGTCGAGCTCGCCGACACCATCAAGATGGTGCTGCAGGTCGTCGACGACCGGCAGCCCACGCGCGTCGTGCTGGACTCGCTGTCCGAATTGCAGCTGCTGGCCGAATCGCCGCTGCGGTACCGGCGCCAGGTGCTTGCGCTCAAGCAGTTCTTCTCGCGCCGCAACTGCACGGTGCTGCTGCTGGACGACCGCACCGCGTCGGCCACCGGCGACCTGCAGGTGCGCAGCATCGCCCACGGCGTCATCCAGCTCGATCACGCGGTCAAGGATTACGGCGCGGAACGCCGCCGCGTGCGCGTGGTGAAGTTCCGCGGCCGCCGTGTGTTCGGCGGCCTGCATGACTACAACCTGGTGCAAGGCGGCCTGGTCGTGCATCCGCGCCTGGTGGCCGCCGACAGCCGCAACATCGGTTCGCGAGGCCAGTTGAGCAGCGGGCTGCCCGAGCTGGACCAGTTGCTCGGCGGCGGCATCGAGGAAGGCACCAGCACGCTGGTCATGGGGCCGCCCGGTACCGGCAAGTCGTCGCTCGCGGGGCAGCTGGTGTCCGCCGCCTACAAGCGCGGCGAGGGCGCGGCCATCTTCCTGTTCGAGGAGTCGATCAACAACGCCCTTCACCGGGCAGACGGGCTGAAACTGCGGCTGCGCGAAGCCATCGATGCGGGCCTGCTCACGATCCAGCAGATCGACCCCGCCGAGTTGTCGCCGGGCCAGTTCTCGGCGGCCGTGAGGGAAGCGGTCGAGCGCGGCGTGAAGATCGTTGTCATCGACAGCCTGAACGGCTACCTGAACGCGGTGCCGGATGAGCGCTTCCTCACCACCTACCTGCACGAGATGCTCACGTACCTGGGGCAGCACCGCGTCGCGACCATCCTGGTGGGCGTGCAGCAAGGGATGCTGGGCGCGATGACCACCTCGATGGACGCGAGCTACGTGGCCGACAACGTGCTGATGCTGCGGTACTTCGAACTGGACGGCGAGATCCGCAAGGCGATCTCGGTGTTCAAGAAGCGCGGCAGCGCGCACGAGCGCACTATCCGCGAGTTCAGCCTGACCCCCGGCGGCATCGAAGTGGGCAAGGTGCTGCGCGGCTTCCATGGCCTGCTGACGGGCGTGCCCACCAAGACGGGCACGGCCACCGACGACTGA
- a CDS encoding IclR family transcriptional regulator domain-containing protein codes for MRKHVETVDTASQSAPKDFVTALQKGLDVLTCFRRGASRLTLSEVSRLTGSSPASARRSLRTLHTLGYVESDGKRFWIAPRALLVANAYITSRPIPQLAQPLLVSLSERTRESASLGQLLDDDVIIVARATARRSLSTGLAIGSRLPAYCSAMGRALLASLPPDVARRRIEASHGAALTARTRWRVADVLAEVALCRERGWSESDGELELGVRSMAVPVFDREGTTVGAMSIAVQAERMEMAEFRELLPALRKARDTLATRLPPE; via the coding sequence ATGCGCAAGCACGTCGAGACGGTCGACACCGCCAGCCAGTCCGCTCCGAAGGACTTCGTGACGGCCCTGCAGAAGGGGCTCGACGTGCTGACGTGCTTCCGGCGCGGCGCCAGCAGGCTGACGCTGTCCGAAGTGTCCCGGCTCACCGGCAGCTCGCCGGCGTCGGCGCGGCGTTCGCTCCGCACCCTGCACACGCTGGGGTATGTCGAGAGCGACGGCAAGCGGTTCTGGATCGCGCCGCGCGCGTTGCTGGTCGCCAATGCCTACATCACGTCGCGCCCGATCCCGCAGCTGGCGCAGCCCCTGCTGGTGTCGCTCTCGGAACGCACGCGCGAGTCGGCGTCGCTAGGCCAGCTCCTGGACGACGACGTGATCATCGTGGCGCGCGCGACGGCGCGCCGCAGCCTGTCCACCGGCCTGGCGATCGGGTCGCGGCTGCCCGCCTACTGCTCCGCGATGGGACGCGCGTTGCTGGCCAGCCTGCCACCGGACGTGGCCAGGCGGCGCATCGAGGCGAGCCACGGCGCGGCCCTGACGGCGCGCACGCGTTGGCGCGTCGCGGATGTGCTGGCGGAAGTGGCGCTGTGCCGTGAGCGGGGCTGGTCCGAGTCCGACGGCGAGCTGGAGCTGGGAGTGCGCTCGATGGCCGTGCCGGTGTTCGATCGCGAGGGGACCACCGTGGGGGCCATGAGCATCGCGGTGCAGGCCGAGCGCATGGAGATGGCGGAATTCCGCGAGCTGCTGCCGGCCCTTCGCAAGGCGCGCGACACGCTCGCCACGCGGCTGCCGCCGGAGTGA
- a CDS encoding Bug family tripartite tricarboxylate transporter substrate binding protein, which translates to MALPFPAAAQQDRPLKLIVPFSAGGTADVLPRLLGEKLRTAYPGGVVIENKPGAGGNIGADFVFRSEPDGFTLLASPPGPVAINQNLYRKLSFEPARWVPVTVIATVPNVLAVSNKLPVQNVGELIAHLKANPGKVSVASQGNGSTSHLTAAMFMQLTGTEMNHIPYKGTAPALVDLLGGNVDVFFDNLSSSAPHQHAGKLRILAVADDQRSRVLPQVPTFVEQKLPGMQAVTFFSVVAPPGTPPALAATIQKQLAQALTAPDVRQKFLEQGAEPRGWTPEDSGAFIQRETQKWAKVIKTANVTLD; encoded by the coding sequence ATGGCCCTGCCGTTTCCGGCCGCCGCGCAGCAGGACCGCCCGCTCAAGCTCATCGTCCCCTTCTCGGCCGGTGGCACCGCCGACGTGCTGCCCCGCCTGCTGGGCGAAAAGCTGCGCACGGCGTACCCGGGCGGCGTCGTCATCGAGAACAAGCCAGGAGCGGGCGGCAACATCGGCGCCGACTTCGTCTTCCGCTCGGAACCCGACGGATTCACCCTGCTCGCCTCCCCGCCCGGTCCGGTCGCGATCAACCAGAACCTGTACCGCAAGCTCAGCTTCGAGCCGGCGCGCTGGGTCCCGGTGACCGTCATCGCCACGGTGCCGAACGTGCTGGCGGTGAGCAACAAGCTGCCGGTGCAGAACGTCGGCGAGCTCATCGCCCACTTGAAGGCCAACCCGGGCAAGGTGAGCGTCGCTTCGCAGGGGAACGGCTCGACGTCGCACCTGACCGCGGCCATGTTCATGCAGTTGACCGGCACCGAGATGAACCACATCCCCTACAAGGGCACGGCGCCGGCGCTCGTCGACCTGCTGGGCGGCAACGTGGACGTGTTCTTCGACAACCTGAGCTCGTCGGCGCCGCACCAGCATGCCGGCAAGCTGCGCATCCTGGCCGTCGCCGACGACCAGCGCTCGCGCGTGCTGCCGCAGGTGCCCACCTTCGTCGAACAGAAGCTGCCCGGCATGCAGGCGGTCACCTTCTTCTCGGTCGTCGCCCCTCCGGGCACGCCGCCGGCGCTCGCCGCGACGATCCAGAAGCAGCTGGCGCAGGCGCTGACCGCGCCGGACGTGCGACAGAAGTTCCTGGAGCAGGGCGCCGAGCCGCGCGGCTGGACGCCCGAGGACTCGGGCGCGTTCATCCAGCGCGAGACCCAGAAGTGGGCCAAGGTCATCAAGACCGCGAACGTGACACTGGACTGA
- a CDS encoding aromatic ring-hydroxylating dioxygenase subunit alpha, protein MQEQAIHWKSAANTRIPYRLYVDEATSALEQERIFRGNTWNYLCLEAELPDAGSYRATYAGSTPVVVVRDADGEIYSFENRCAHRGALIVLDKAGRADDFQCVYHAWSYNRQGDLTGVAFENGVKGQGGMPETFCKQEHGPRKLRVATFCGLVFGSFSEDVPDIEEYLGEEICARIERVLHKPVEVIGRFTQKLPNNWKLYVENVKDSYHASLLHMFFTTFELNRLSQRGGVIVDDTGGHHVSYSMIDPAAKDDSYRNQALRSDNERYRLKDPSLLAGFREYDDGITLQILSVFPGFVLQQIQNCLAVRQVLPKGIAATELNWTYIGYADDTPEQRKVRLKQLNLVGPAGFISMEDGAVGGFVQRGIAGATDMDAIVEMGGDHAGSSEGRATETSVRGFWKAYRQHMGQQAADA, encoded by the coding sequence ATGCAAGAGCAGGCCATTCACTGGAAAAGCGCGGCCAACACGCGCATTCCCTACCGCCTCTACGTCGACGAGGCGACCAGCGCCCTCGAGCAGGAGCGCATCTTCCGCGGCAACACGTGGAACTACCTGTGCCTGGAGGCGGAACTGCCGGACGCCGGCAGCTACCGCGCCACGTACGCCGGCTCGACGCCGGTGGTGGTGGTGCGCGACGCCGACGGCGAGATCTATTCCTTCGAGAACCGCTGCGCGCACCGCGGCGCCCTCATCGTGCTGGACAAGGCCGGGCGCGCGGACGACTTCCAGTGCGTGTACCACGCCTGGAGCTACAACCGGCAGGGCGACCTCACCGGCGTCGCCTTCGAGAACGGCGTCAAGGGCCAGGGCGGCATGCCCGAGACCTTCTGCAAGCAGGAGCATGGCCCGCGCAAGCTGCGCGTGGCCACCTTCTGCGGGCTCGTGTTCGGCAGCTTCTCCGAGGACGTGCCGGACATCGAGGAGTACCTGGGCGAGGAGATCTGCGCGCGCATCGAACGCGTGCTGCACAAGCCGGTGGAAGTGATCGGGCGGTTCACGCAGAAGCTGCCGAACAACTGGAAGCTGTACGTCGAGAACGTCAAGGACAGCTACCACGCAAGCTTGCTGCACATGTTCTTCACGACGTTCGAGCTCAATCGGCTGTCGCAGAGGGGCGGCGTGATCGTCGACGACACGGGTGGCCACCACGTGAGCTACTCGATGATCGACCCGGCGGCGAAGGACGATTCGTACCGCAACCAGGCGCTGCGCTCGGACAACGAGCGCTACCGGCTCAAGGACCCGAGCCTCCTGGCAGGCTTTCGCGAGTACGACGACGGCATCACGCTGCAGATCCTCTCGGTGTTCCCCGGGTTCGTGCTGCAGCAGATCCAGAACTGCCTGGCCGTGCGGCAGGTGCTGCCCAAGGGCATCGCGGCCACCGAGCTGAACTGGACCTACATCGGCTACGCCGACGACACGCCCGAGCAGCGCAAGGTGCGCCTCAAGCAGCTGAACCTCGTGGGCCCCGCCGGCTTCATCTCGATGGAAGACGGCGCCGTGGGCGGGTTCGTCCAGCGCGGCATCGCCGGTGCGACCGACATGGACGCGATCGTCGAGATGGGCGGCGACCACGCGGGCTCCAGCGAAGGGCGCGCCACCGAGACCTCGGTGCGCGGCTTCTGGAAAGCCTACCGGCAGCACATGGGACAGCAGGCGGCAGACGCATGA
- a CDS encoding aromatic-ring-hydroxylating dioxygenase subunit beta, producing the protein MIDLLQLAAFNAAYAQAIDSDSLEQWPGFFTEDCHYRITHVENEAQGLPAGIVWADSRDMLSDRIAALREANIYERQRYRHLLGMPLVEAADEGTARARTPFVVVRTMHTGESDVFATGEYHDRFVRRDGRLLLAERVAVCDSTVTDTLLALPL; encoded by the coding sequence ATGATCGACCTTCTCCAACTCGCGGCCTTCAACGCGGCGTACGCGCAGGCCATCGACAGTGACTCGCTGGAGCAGTGGCCCGGCTTCTTCACCGAGGACTGCCACTACCGGATCACCCACGTCGAGAACGAGGCGCAGGGCCTGCCCGCCGGCATCGTGTGGGCCGATTCGCGCGACATGCTCAGCGACCGCATCGCGGCGCTGCGCGAGGCGAACATCTACGAGCGCCAGCGCTACCGCCACCTGCTGGGCATGCCCCTGGTGGAAGCCGCCGACGAGGGCACGGCCCGCGCGCGAACGCCCTTCGTCGTCGTGCGCACGATGCACACCGGCGAGAGTGACGTGTTCGCCACCGGCGAGTACCACGACCGCTTCGTGCGCCGCGACGGCCGCTTGCTGCTGGCCGAACGCGTGGCGGTGTGCGACAGCACCGTCACCGACACGCTGCTGGCCCTGCCCCTGTGA
- a CDS encoding PdxA family dehydrogenase, with translation MNATASRRLALAVGDPHGIGPEIALKALAQLPAFDRDRITVYGPKAVLQHVAALCGLEPLLPRLSHVEAGTLAGRPRFGVVDPAAGASTIASATAALQACRRGEVDAVIACPHHETAIHQAGIPFSGYPSLVARVCGLDEGEVFLMLVGGGLRIVHATLHESVRTSLGRLTPALVEAAVRAGVRACALLGVAEPSIALFGINPHASEGGLFGPEDEAVTVPAAHALRASGLRVDGPMGADMVLSQRRHDLYVAMLHDQGHIPVKLLAPNAASALSIGADVLLSSVGHGSAMDIAGRGVADPAALLRTIALLSGIEARTA, from the coding sequence GTGAACGCCACCGCGTCACGCCGCCTGGCGTTGGCCGTCGGCGACCCGCACGGCATCGGTCCCGAGATCGCGCTGAAGGCACTGGCACAACTGCCCGCGTTCGACCGTGACCGCATCACCGTGTACGGGCCGAAGGCCGTTCTGCAACATGTCGCTGCGCTCTGCGGGCTGGAGCCCCTGCTGCCGCGTCTGTCGCACGTGGAAGCCGGCACGCTCGCGGGGCGGCCGCGTTTCGGCGTGGTCGATCCTGCTGCGGGGGCCTCCACCATCGCCTCGGCGACTGCTGCCTTGCAGGCCTGCCGGCGTGGCGAGGTCGATGCCGTGATCGCCTGCCCGCACCACGAGACCGCCATCCACCAGGCGGGCATCCCGTTCAGCGGCTATCCGTCGCTGGTCGCGCGCGTGTGCGGGCTCGACGAAGGCGAAGTGTTCCTGATGCTCGTGGGCGGCGGGCTGCGCATCGTGCATGCCACGCTGCACGAAAGCGTCCGCACGTCGCTGGGCCGCCTCACGCCCGCGCTGGTGGAAGCCGCGGTCCGCGCCGGCGTGCGTGCATGCGCCCTGCTGGGCGTCGCCGAGCCGTCCATCGCGCTGTTCGGCATCAACCCGCATGCGTCCGAAGGCGGGCTGTTCGGCCCCGAGGACGAAGCGGTGACCGTGCCGGCGGCGCATGCATTGCGCGCCTCAGGCCTGCGCGTCGACGGTCCCATGGGCGCGGACATGGTGCTCTCGCAGCGCCGCCACGACCTGTACGTCGCGATGCTGCACGACCAGGGCCACATCCCCGTCAAGCTGCTGGCCCCCAACGCCGCCAGCGCGCTGTCCATCGGCGCCGACGTCCTGCTCTCCAGCGTGGGGCACGGCAGCGCCATGGACATCGCCGGCCGCGGGGTCGCCGACCCGGCGGCGCTGCTGCGCACGATCGCGCTGCTGTCCGGCATCGAAGCACGCACTGCATGA
- a CDS encoding 2Fe-2S iron-sulfur cluster-binding protein translates to MTHTIRIEGSDVAFACAPGTSVLDAALGAGIELPYSCRKGVCGNCAGNVVAGEVDALDGAALRNETCSADQVLFCACAPRTDLVLRPASWKHVDRGARKTFRAKVHALDLAAPDVTVLRLRLPAGQRAKFQAGQYLEVKLDDGSARCYSMANPPQESDAVTLHVRHVPGGRFTNVLAGLKQGDLLDIELPFGNVALAQDDARPIVFVAGGTGFAPVKSILDDMAKRRVQRAVTLIWGARDAAGLYLPAAIDKWRKQWPQLRYVPAISDAPTHGVAGAFDGRVDEALRAQCPDLTGHVLHCCGSPAMVAAVRAAALDVGLAPSDFHADVFVPGPASPAP, encoded by the coding sequence ATGACCCACACCATCCGCATCGAAGGCTCCGACGTCGCGTTCGCCTGCGCGCCGGGCACCAGCGTGCTGGACGCTGCGCTCGGCGCCGGCATCGAGCTGCCCTATTCCTGCCGCAAGGGCGTTTGCGGGAACTGCGCCGGCAACGTCGTCGCGGGCGAGGTCGACGCCCTGGACGGCGCAGCGCTGCGCAACGAGACATGCTCGGCAGACCAGGTGCTGTTCTGCGCCTGCGCGCCGCGCACCGACCTCGTCCTGCGCCCGGCCAGCTGGAAGCACGTGGACCGCGGCGCCCGCAAGACCTTCCGGGCGAAGGTGCACGCCCTCGACCTCGCGGCGCCCGACGTGACGGTGCTGCGGCTGCGCCTGCCTGCGGGCCAGCGCGCGAAGTTCCAGGCCGGCCAGTACCTCGAAGTGAAGCTGGACGACGGCAGCGCGCGCTGCTACTCGATGGCCAACCCGCCGCAGGAGAGCGACGCCGTGACGCTGCACGTGCGGCACGTGCCGGGCGGGCGGTTCACCAACGTGCTCGCCGGCCTCAAGCAGGGCGACCTGCTGGACATCGAGCTCCCCTTCGGCAACGTCGCCCTGGCACAGGACGATGCACGCCCGATCGTGTTCGTCGCCGGCGGCACGGGCTTCGCGCCGGTCAAGTCGATCCTCGACGACATGGCCAAGCGGCGCGTGCAGCGCGCCGTCACGCTGATCTGGGGCGCACGCGACGCCGCCGGCCTGTACCTGCCGGCCGCGATCGACAAGTGGCGCAAGCAGTGGCCGCAGCTGCGCTATGTGCCAGCGATCTCGGACGCACCCACGCACGGCGTCGCCGGCGCCTTCGACGGGCGGGTGGACGAGGCGCTTCGTGCGCAATGTCCCGACCTCACCGGCCACGTGCTGCATTGCTGCGGCTCGCCAGCGATGGTGGCGGCCGTCCGCGCTGCCGCACTCGACGTGGGGCTGGCCCCGTCCGATTTCCATGCCGACGTGTTCGTGCCTGGACCGGCTTCGCCGGCGCCCTGA
- a CDS encoding flavodoxin family protein: protein MTTTVRTGQAPPTFTRDEFGQRFRAAFFDPAYRAEDAAISRLEQIAWEAYEQGRKAPITRKAGPGFADPDYDLSVEWYEASQRLKAAQEEWGKPETRSRVLLVCCSSRNDGTCPGEMSKTFRLTQLAKEVIEKEGGVEADVLDLSRLVSDYDRHIHPCKGCASTAMPLCHWPCSCYPNHAERQTGDWMNEIYERWVRAHGVILLTPVYWYQAASPLKLMMDRMVCADGGNPDPTATHGKKPAEAKALEEKGWTYPKHLQGRVYGVVVHGDVAGIEGVRRSLSDWLDWMGLIEAGMQARLDRFIGYYEPYYNSHEALDRDECVQEEVRNVARAVLRGVAEARAGRLQPPDWHVQRPRPK from the coding sequence ATGACCACGACCGTGCGCACGGGGCAGGCGCCCCCGACATTCACTCGCGACGAATTCGGCCAGCGCTTCCGCGCCGCGTTCTTCGACCCGGCGTACCGCGCCGAGGACGCCGCGATCTCACGGCTTGAGCAAATCGCGTGGGAGGCGTACGAGCAGGGACGCAAGGCGCCCATCACGCGCAAGGCCGGCCCCGGCTTCGCCGATCCCGACTACGACCTGTCGGTGGAGTGGTACGAGGCGAGCCAGCGCCTGAAGGCGGCGCAGGAGGAGTGGGGCAAGCCCGAGACGCGTTCGCGCGTGCTGCTGGTGTGCTGCTCGTCGCGCAACGACGGCACCTGCCCGGGCGAGATGAGCAAGACGTTCCGCCTGACGCAGCTCGCGAAGGAAGTGATCGAGAAGGAAGGCGGCGTCGAGGCCGACGTGCTGGACCTGAGCCGGCTGGTGAGCGACTACGACCGCCACATCCATCCGTGCAAGGGTTGCGCGTCGACGGCCATGCCCTTGTGCCACTGGCCCTGCAGCTGCTACCCGAACCACGCCGAGCGCCAGACCGGCGACTGGATGAACGAGATCTACGAGCGCTGGGTGCGTGCGCATGGGGTCATCCTGCTGACGCCGGTCTACTGGTACCAGGCCGCCAGCCCGCTGAAGCTGATGATGGACCGCATGGTCTGCGCCGACGGCGGCAACCCCGACCCGACCGCGACCCACGGCAAGAAGCCCGCGGAAGCCAAGGCGCTGGAGGAAAAGGGCTGGACCTATCCCAAGCACCTGCAGGGCCGCGTGTACGGCGTGGTGGTGCACGGCGACGTCGCGGGCATCGAGGGCGTGCGGCGCTCGCTGTCGGATTGGCTGGACTGGATGGGCCTGATCGAAGCGGGCATGCAGGCGCGCCTGGACCGCTTCATCGGCTACTACGAGCCGTACTACAACAGCCACGAGGCGTTGGACCGGGACGAATGCGTGCAGGAGGAAGTGCGCAACGTCGCGCGTGCCGTGCTGCGCGGCGTGGCCGAAGCGCGCGCCGGCAGATTGCAGCCGCCGGACTGGCACGTGCAGAGGCCGCGGCCGAAGTAG
- a CDS encoding YkvA family protein, whose amino-acid sequence MFKRMTLLWSVVRGDARRLWFALRHPAAPAWLKVGTGLLILYVVSPIDLIPDVVPFFGVVDDLVVVPLAIRWMLQRLPPHIATDLRR is encoded by the coding sequence ATGTTCAAGCGGATGACCCTGTTGTGGAGCGTGGTGCGTGGCGACGCGCGCCGGCTGTGGTTCGCGCTGCGGCACCCGGCCGCGCCCGCGTGGCTGAAGGTGGGCACGGGGCTGCTGATCCTGTACGTCGTCTCGCCCATCGACCTGATCCCGGACGTGGTCCCGTTCTTCGGCGTCGTCGACGACCTGGTCGTCGTCCCGCTGGCCATCCGCTGGATGCTGCAGCGGTTGCCGCCGCACATCGCGACCGACCTGCGCCGGTAG
- a CDS encoding four-helix bundle copper-binding protein: MAQALPKNVLDCIAACNACEVACLHCASACLQEPDVKMMARCIARDMDCAQLCQTAVALMAGGSDLAPALCKVCEQACRACAEECVKHDMDHCQQCAEACRRCADACASMAA, from the coding sequence ATGGCCCAAGCCCTGCCGAAGAACGTCCTCGACTGCATCGCCGCCTGCAACGCGTGCGAGGTTGCGTGCCTGCACTGCGCCTCCGCCTGCCTGCAGGAGCCCGACGTCAAGATGATGGCGCGCTGCATCGCCCGCGACATGGACTGCGCGCAGCTGTGCCAGACCGCGGTCGCGCTGATGGCCGGTGGCAGTGACCTGGCGCCGGCCCTGTGCAAGGTGTGCGAACAAGCCTGCCGCGCGTGCGCGGAGGAATGCGTCAAGCACGACATGGACCACTGCCAGCAGTGCGCCGAGGCGTGCCGCCGCTGCGCCGACGCGTGCGCTAGCATGGCTGCGTGA